A genomic window from Candidatus Thiocaldithrix dubininis includes:
- a CDS encoding cytochrome c biogenesis protein ResB has product MQSSVSNRSKFHPIQFLGSMNLAISLLVIIAIASIIGTILQQNQPYTSYQIKFGSFWFEIFRSLGLYDVYSAIWFLLILAFLVLSTATCVGRNTPGILREIRHFRESIQAKSLLAMKHQTHFTTNLPPDQAETLTQQILKNQGFKYRSKTETEHSVVAGMKGTANHWGYWFTHIGLIVILLGAGILDNGRLGIMIGEWSGKLKPETRNVSADQVPAISQLPESNRAYRGSVDIPEGSRANIIFIPVRDGFLVQNLPFSVEVKDFRVEHYSTGMPKSFESDIVLYDKNLKEPLKKTISVNHPLVYKDIAIYQANFGDGGSQINLQLLPFNPHNKLQALTGNVFRNYKVASTDKKYTLELTDFRLFNINDMEDANGKPIKRNVGPSVNFKLRDATGQAIEYQNYINPIPIKNHAYFISGMRSSPGEPFRYLHIPADAKGTPNRFIAFLTMLQDTELLRRLAQETTRTTLPAESGRAQDLEGQMVNAMVQLTQTFVNKGADGISQEINQRFATDKQAEASKAYMTILHTSLRTVYQEMLRQEGHADKVTEADWDFLDDSIMAIDKISAYGSPWFIQPTGFKHIEASGLQITRSPGQSVVYFGSAMLVLGVFLLFYVAHRRIWVWLKPTENNQTEIVVAGSSNRNQPEFERYFEHLQGLFRKAMNSKQEVQHVDAAGNH; this is encoded by the coding sequence TCAGCCCTATACATCTTATCAAATTAAATTTGGTTCGTTTTGGTTTGAGATTTTTCGGTCGTTAGGTTTATACGATGTTTATAGTGCAATTTGGTTTTTATTAATTTTAGCATTTTTAGTGCTTTCTACGGCGACTTGCGTCGGACGCAATACCCCGGGTATTCTGCGCGAAATTCGCCATTTCCGTGAGTCGATTCAAGCAAAGTCGCTATTAGCGATGAAGCACCAAACACATTTCACCACCAACCTACCGCCCGACCAAGCGGAAACATTGACGCAACAAATTTTAAAAAACCAAGGCTTTAAATATCGCAGTAAAACAGAGACTGAGCATAGTGTCGTTGCAGGTATGAAGGGCACAGCCAATCATTGGGGCTATTGGTTTACACATATTGGTTTAATTGTCATTTTATTAGGCGCTGGTATTCTGGATAATGGGCGTTTAGGTATTATGATCGGTGAATGGTCGGGGAAACTCAAACCTGAAACGCGCAACGTGTCAGCGGATCAAGTTCCAGCGATTAGCCAATTACCAGAAAGTAATCGAGCTTATCGAGGCTCGGTTGATATTCCAGAAGGTAGCCGTGCTAATATTATTTTTATTCCCGTTCGGGATGGTTTTCTAGTACAAAACTTGCCATTCTCGGTGGAAGTTAAAGATTTCCGCGTTGAACATTATTCAACAGGCATGCCAAAATCGTTTGAAAGTGATATTGTTTTATATGACAAAAATTTAAAAGAACCCTTAAAGAAAACAATTTCTGTCAATCATCCATTGGTATACAAAGATATTGCTATCTATCAAGCCAACTTTGGCGATGGCGGCTCACAAATTAATTTACAATTATTGCCGTTTAATCCGCACAATAAATTGCAGGCATTAACAGGCAACGTGTTTCGCAATTATAAAGTTGCCAGCACGGACAAAAAGTACACCTTAGAATTAACCGATTTTCGCTTATTCAATATTAATGATATGGAAGACGCGAACGGCAAACCTATTAAACGCAATGTGGGACCAAGCGTTAATTTTAAATTACGTGACGCAACCGGACAGGCTATTGAGTATCAGAATTACATCAACCCTATCCCCATTAAAAACCATGCCTATTTTATTAGCGGTATGCGCAGCAGCCCGGGCGAACCTTTTCGTTATTTACATATCCCTGCTGACGCTAAAGGTACGCCTAATCGGTTTATAGCCTTTCTGACGATGCTCCAAGATACTGAGCTATTAAGACGATTGGCTCAAGAAACAACGCGTACTACCTTACCCGCAGAATCAGGGCGAGCTCAAGATTTAGAAGGGCAAATGGTTAACGCGATGGTGCAGCTTACACAAACCTTTGTAAATAAAGGCGCGGATGGGATTTCCCAAGAAATTAACCAACGCTTTGCAACTGATAAACAAGCAGAAGCGTCTAAAGCTTATATGACCATTTTGCATACATCCTTACGCACGGTCTATCAGGAAATGTTAAGACAAGAAGGGCATGCTGATAAGGTCACTGAGGCTGATTGGGATTTCTTAGACGATAGCATTATGGCCATTGATAAAATTTCTGCCTATGGCTCACCTTGGTTTATTCAGCCCACAGGATTCAAGCATATTGAAGCCTCTGGTTTGCAAATTACCCGTTCACCCGGTCAAAGTGTGGTGTATTTTGGTAGTGCAATGCTGGTCTTAGGTGTGTTTTTATTATTCTATGTCGCTCATCGGCGCATTTGGGTTTGGTTAAAACCTACAGAGAATAATCAAACAGAAATTGTTGTCGCAGGTTCGAGCAATCGTAATCAGCCTGAATTTGAACGTTATTTTGAGCACTTACAAGGTTTATTCCGTAAGGCTATGAACAGTAAGCAAGAGGTACAGCATGTCGACGCCGCAGGAAACCATTAA
- the ccsB gene encoding c-type cytochrome biogenesis protein CcsB — protein MSTPQETINQLIHEPSLFERLTRRDWIWAGVVLLATIIAFAVYHNNMDAYEIGILAATAPAVILMGWYWKPFQNYTLVVAAFSLISIWLYDGNYARGDTSFGLKYLFSSQSAVMWMSALFVMATVAYFAGLFANNNFTLKTASVLTWSALVMGLTGMMARWNESYLRDPEFGHIPVSNLYEVFILFCIITGLLYLYYEGRYKNRSLGGFVLLVISAAVAFLLWYSFTRDAGKIVPLVPALKSYWMKIHVPANFVGYGAFALAAMVSVVYLLKHHAMQTKPMGLIDTRLPSLDMLDDLTYKSIALGFAFFTIATILGALWAAEAWGGYWSWDPKETWALIVWLNYAAWLHLRFSKGWRGVPMAWWAIIGLFVTLFAFLGVNMFLSGLHSYGEL, from the coding sequence ATGTCGACGCCGCAGGAAACCATTAATCAACTCATCCATGAACCTTCATTATTCGAGCGTCTTACCCGCCGTGATTGGATTTGGGCGGGCGTGGTATTACTCGCGACAATTATCGCGTTCGCAGTTTACCACAATAATATGGACGCTTATGAAATCGGCATTTTAGCCGCAACCGCCCCTGCGGTCATTCTCATGGGCTGGTATTGGAAACCGTTTCAAAACTATACCTTAGTCGTCGCTGCCTTTAGCTTAATCAGCATTTGGCTTTATGACGGTAACTATGCACGAGGGGACACCTCCTTTGGTTTGAAATACTTATTCTCTAGCCAATCTGCGGTTATGTGGATGAGTGCCTTATTTGTCATGGCAACCGTTGCCTATTTTGCAGGCTTGTTTGCCAATAACAATTTTACCTTGAAGACTGCCTCCGTTTTAACATGGTCAGCCTTAGTGATGGGCTTAACGGGCATGATGGCGCGTTGGAATGAGTCTTACTTAAGAGACCCAGAATTTGGGCATATTCCGGTTAGTAACCTATACGAAGTATTCATTCTATTCTGCATTATTACAGGCCTGCTCTACCTCTATTATGAAGGTCGTTATAAAAATCGTTCACTCGGTGGCTTTGTATTATTAGTCATTAGTGCAGCGGTTGCCTTCTTGCTTTGGTATAGCTTCACCCGCGATGCTGGCAAAATTGTGCCACTTGTACCAGCCTTGAAAAGTTATTGGATGAAAATCCACGTACCTGCTAACTTTGTGGGCTATGGTGCATTTGCACTGGCTGCAATGGTTAGCGTAGTTTACTTGTTAAAACACCATGCGATGCAAACTAAGCCAATGGGCTTAATTGACACCCGCCTTCCCTCTTTAGACATGTTAGACGATCTTACGTATAAATCCATTGCGTTAGGTTTTGCCTTCTTCACAATCGCCACAATCCTAGGCGCATTATGGGCAGCCGAAGCATGGGGCGGCTATTGGTCATGGGATCCCAAAGAAACATGGGCATTAATTGTTTGGTTAAATTACGCTGCATGGCTGCATTTACGCTTTTCTAAGGGTTGGCGCGGTGTGCCTATGGCATGGTGGGCAATAATTGGGTTATTTGTCACACTATTTGCGTTCCTCGGCGTCAACATGTTCCTATCAGGACTACACTCCTACGGTGAACTTTAA
- a CDS encoding thiol:disulfide interchange protein DsbA/DsbL — MQKLTKQAFGFMLAAVLALSGCKPETSQAEEFKEGVYYGRINPPVPTQVGPNRVEVDELFWYGCPHCADLEPTIDKFLQTKPANVDFQRVPATISSRWRYHAVLYYVGKMLDPTGEKQLHKKTFDAIQKQRRRIDNDDALRRFFTEQGYSLDKINGALNSMEMKAAMARADEIGQKSGADSVPMIIINGKYITSPSMAGDKLLPVVNYLIKRETK, encoded by the coding sequence ATGCAAAAACTAACGAAACAAGCATTTGGCTTTATGCTGGCTGCGGTTTTAGCATTAAGCGGCTGCAAACCAGAAACCAGTCAAGCTGAGGAATTTAAAGAGGGCGTTTATTACGGCAGAATTAATCCACCCGTGCCGACACAAGTGGGTCCTAATCGGGTTGAAGTAGACGAACTATTTTGGTACGGCTGTCCCCACTGTGCTGATTTAGAGCCTACCATTGATAAGTTCCTACAAACTAAACCGGCGAATGTGGATTTTCAGCGCGTTCCTGCGACGATTAGCTCACGCTGGCGTTATCATGCTGTGCTTTACTATGTGGGTAAAATGCTTGACCCCACGGGTGAAAAGCAGCTTCATAAAAAAACGTTTGATGCTATTCAAAAACAACGCCGCCGTATTGATAACGATGATGCTTTACGCCGTTTCTTTACAGAACAAGGCTATAGCTTGGATAAAATCAATGGCGCACTGAATTCAATGGAAATGAAAGCGGCAATGGCGCGTGCGGATGAGATAGGTCAAAAATCGGGTGCTGATTCCGTGCCAATGATCATTATTAATGGTAAATATATTACTAGCCCTAGTATGGCAGGTGATAAATTATTGCCCGTCGTCAACTATTTAATTAAGCGCGAAACCAAGTAG
- the coq7 gene encoding 2-polyprenyl-3-methyl-6-methoxy-1,4-benzoquinone monooxygenase: protein MRKLSWLDKVLVEADQALRTVYATAPTTERPYPAANLTETTLLNAEERKQIGRLMRINHTGEISAQGLYRGQALTAKREDIRSQMERAAQEENDHLNWTAKRLAVLDTHQSVLNPLFYWGSFTIGAVAGKVGDQWSLGFVKETEDQVIRHLDEHLTQMPCHAQQDRAVLQQMKIDEAHHGELAQRSGGARLPWPIRKLVMPLMSKVMTKSTYYI, encoded by the coding sequence ATGCGTAAGTTGTCATGGTTGGATAAAGTATTAGTCGAAGCAGATCAAGCATTGCGTACTGTTTATGCGACTGCACCGACAACTGAACGTCCTTATCCTGCGGCTAATCTTACGGAGACTACCTTATTAAACGCCGAAGAACGTAAGCAAATTGGACGTTTAATGCGTATTAATCACACTGGCGAAATTTCTGCTCAGGGTTTGTACCGTGGGCAGGCACTAACCGCCAAACGTGAAGATATTCGCAGCCAAATGGAACGCGCCGCGCAAGAAGAGAATGACCATTTAAATTGGACAGCTAAGCGCTTAGCTGTACTTGATACACACCAAAGCGTATTAAATCCTTTATTCTATTGGGGTTCTTTTACGATTGGTGCAGTCGCGGGCAAAGTAGGTGACCAATGGAGTCTTGGTTTTGTGAAGGAAACCGAAGACCAAGTGATTCGTCATTTAGATGAACATTTAACTCAAATGCCCTGTCATGCTCAACAAGATCGCGCTGTATTACAACAAATGAAAATAGACGAAGCGCATCATGGCGAGTTAGCTCAACGCTCGGGTGGCGCACGCTTACCTTGGCCGATCCGCAAATTAGTCATGCCTTTAATGTCTAAAGTAATGACTAAATCAACGTATTATATTTAA